The segment gaaaagaaaacgataaaaataaaaagaccagGGACaatttatatactgtgtatgtatataaacttttttcattctttcattttctgtaCCGCTTATCCTccacgggaggcctggagcctttcccagtaGACTGCTGGCATGTGAAGCGTGGTACACCACGGAGGGGTGCTAATCCATTTCGCCACacatgggcacacacacacatacacactacgacCAATTTTGGAACACAACTTtgctagtctgcatgtctttggactgtggaaagaaactGGAGTattaggaggaaacccaccaaggggagaacaagcaaactccatatACATGCAGACCCAAGACGTTAATCAAACTATTGACTTGGGATGTACGAGGCCACACATTCttaaatatttgcttttttttctggtgcCACAGCATGAAGCATGCATAATGGAGCCAAATCCAATAACACTTGATACAAGGCAGGAGGATTGACTAACTGGGTTGGCCAGTCTATCACAGGTCATCACTTACACAGTTGTGTCACAATTTTAGCATAGCCAGTCGAACATGGGAGAACGAGTGAAATTCTGCACGTTAATTCAATCTCAGGTTTGAGCCTGAGCAGCCGTGAAGCTttattgattaaacattttatttattaaacattgaaCTATTTTAAAAGAAACTCGTGTtcttttagattaaaaaaaaaaaaaaagcttttaggtATCCATTTACAGTTTGTGACTGCATGTACTGTCAGCTTAGTCCTATACACCTTAccattgtgtgtgtacatggaCAAATGTTGGTTGTGTATTCTATCAGTATCTACAGAGCTCTAATCAGTCTCAGGTAGATCAGAAGGCTATTTCTTACAATttgttcagagagagagagatgtgcaaTGAATTCAGCcctttaaataatttactgttagaaaaaaacacagtaacAGAACAAATATGGgatatgaatatataatatatcttTTATTCTGAAATTAACTTTCTTGAATCTTGAAGTTGCTTACAGTCGGTTCTGTCAATAGGCAGAACTGCTGGTGATGATGTGGTGATGATACTCAGCacaaaagtaaagaaagaacATTTCAGGAGACCACAGCAATTTATTTGAGATGGAAACCAGGACAAGAATAAAGCACTTTGTGCCATGAAAGCATATCAAGGAAATATAATCTGACCTTGATAAAATGCTTTCCCGGATGTCTCGCAACGTGATATTGTGATGTCGCAGACATACAGTCAAAAGTGTTGGCCACTGAAAGTGTTTGGCGGTTTCTTATCCTGATGTCGAGCTCTGTGTCAGATTCTAGATCATTCCGGCCAACCAAGGAGGTAGAAACAGTCCCGCTGTCCCCAAAATGCACACCAACACAAACATCCAGAGGAATATTCGATCGATCACCATGGCAACGTATTTCCAGTCTTCTCGTACCTGGTAGGAAACAAAAACtttaatggattttttcttACTTCTTATCTCTTTTATTAAATAGACAACTGGTTTTAGCTGTAAACTTATTGACGAACTACAGTATTTCCATCTCAAAATAGCCCAAACAATCTAAAGCCTTATTAGTATGTGATGCTTATGTACTGTATCAGCGTTGCCTGGTGCCAAGGAGTACAACAGAACCGAAGGAGAAGGTACTACCTGGCAAATGGTACGCTTTGTTTGTCTGAATTGTTTTTGGACTGCTTCTGAATTGAAGCAGGTTATGCTAAGTAAGTAAGTTCTGAAACATACCGAAAAGTCTGAATCCTCAGCTCTGAGATGGTCGGCGATGTACTGGACTCCCTCGAGGGCCCGCAGGAGTGACTGGGACACCGGAAGTTCCTCCATCTTGGATTCTTTACAGCAGTTGGAATTTGAGATTTGCGTGCCCCGGACCTTGTGTCGTCCACACGAACCTTTCCTTTCACCTCGATCTGCAGTGAAGTACGTATGTATGCTTGTCTCCTCATGCTTATGGCAGTGCCAAAGAGTTTCCGTCTCGTGCGAACCCTCGGTGGTatccacaaacacactctcGGCACTGTGGCACTGATATTCACAAATCTCACTCAGGGCTAATGTTCGAAGCAGAGGCCCAAGCGGTGCATCTGGAGACAACGAAGGGCTTGTTGTAGAGGAAGTGTTCACTTGAGTGCCAGGAGTGCGGTTCATGAGTGTGGGCTCCTCTTGAAGGATGGAGTACTGACTGCTGGGTGAGCTGCAGAAAAGAGGAGATTTGGACGCCGCTTCACGTTGTATCGCGCATGATGGAGCAGCAGAGACCGTGCACAGGTCAAGGGGCATGGTCATGGGGGGGTTATCCTGCTGGATTGGCTGCATCGCCATTGGCTTGTGCATCATTTCGATGAGTTTGCGGCAGTTCCTCTTCCCTGCGGCGGGTGGGCGTTTCATGAAAAGGTATCGAGGTACCAGGTGGAGAAAGAGTTGGCGGACCCAGTTAGGCATTCGGTGTGTGCGAGTTGAGCGGTGGTGGACGTTCAGCACAAACACAGTGATGATAATGGAAAGTGTGACAAAGATCATGGTGAAGAGCAGGTACTCACCGATGAGTGGAATGACCAATGAGGTGGAAGGGATGATTTCTGTGATGAGCAGGAGGAACACTGTGAGCGAGAGCAGCACAGATATGCACAGCGTGATCTTCTCAGCACACTCAGAAGGTAGATAGAACACGAGCACGGTCAAGCATGAGATCAGCAGGCACGGGATGATCAGATTGATGGTGTAGAACAGAGGGAGCCGACGGATGATAAAGTAATATGTAATGTCTGGGTAGATTTCTGTGCAGCACTCATATTTCTTGCTGTTGTACTTTCCCACAGCATTGATGATGACCCACTCACCACTCTCCCAGTAGTCCATTTGATCCACATTGCTGTCCATGCTGATCAAGTCGATCTTGGCTCGGTCATACGTCCAAGACCCGAATTTCATCTTACAGTTTTGCTGATCGAAAGGGAAGAAGGTGACGTCAATACTGCAGGAGCTCTTATATATGGCAGGAGGCTTCCATTTGACTCTACCATCATGGAACACCTGGGCTTTGGTCAAATGGGTCACGGCGAAATCTCCATCAGCACTAACAACagataaaagcataaataattattttgggtTAGAAGGAATGTTACTTGAGCCACAGCTTCGTAAATGCTATTTATTGTTTTGATTCATGCATGCATTCTTCAGATAATATGTTAAGTTCTGGAAATTGAAAGGATTCCTCAGTTTAACCCTCTTGACTGGAACACTGAAGATAAAGataaatgcattgttttttccttaGCAGATAAAAATACTGTTAGCTAATATTTCTTATTATGACATAATCCATCCATTAATTACCTATAATGCTTACTCTATgtagggagcctggagcctaaccTAGGGAAGGACACGAGGCAGGACACAAGCAAtcatgaaattattttaaatgtactaTAATACACTCTCGTCAATAGATATGGGCGGCACAGTgatatagtggttagcactgtcgtcttgcacctccaggatccaggtttgattcccagccaggtcccaatttgtctctgtgtgcatggagtttgcatgttctccccgtgcttggtgggtgtccTTTGGtcactctagtttcctcccacgatccaaagacctgcagattaggctaattggcattcccaaattgcctgtagtgtgtgtgtgccctgcgatggattggctcccCATCCAGGTTGTACACTGCCTCgtggcctaagtctcctgggataggctccaggccccccgtgaccctgaatagaataaagagaataaagcggtatagacaataagtgagtgaggtACTTATTTAGTTCCTATTTTCCTTTTCTATTTTCCAAGTAGCTTCTCTATAAATATGTGGTTTAAGTGGTAAAATtatgcaccaacttttaaatTTGACTATgtagaatatttcacttgctaGGAGACTATTTATAATCCCAGAATTATTAAGACACATAGACATTTTTTTCTAACCAATTAAGCAATTTCACATGAGAGGAAGTGCTGTTGtaactgaatatcagcatggctgggATGCTGTGATGCTGGTCGAGGAACCCTCGGGCAGAAGGCTGAAGAGCCTTCAgtgcaagaccaccaggctcaaaaacagcttttaccctaaagcaattagactgctgaactctagccgtgctctgtaggtcctctctcattaaacacaatcaaacttttagtgtaatatataactctatggtgcaatacatatatatataaccctataagtcgaatatacaatgtgtgcaatacagcctctgaaaatgtgcaatacactatgtatagtttatgtctaatttcctgcatagtatatctctgactgctcttatttatattcatgtatatacatatttacaccctcatatttatattactatgctatctctgtggcttaaacgggacctgggtcctaatttcgtaccagaacatggacgcgtgctggtatgacaatacagctccttgaatccttgaatccttgaacttattccactttagatcATCAGCTAACTTTTAGGTTTTGGGGTTAAATTGCAAACACGGAGGCAATTCTGAAACATCTTCAAAGCTattactaaaaagaaaaagtgtttatataagattacataacgttatcagattgAAAAGTGAAATGTTTTCTTGAAAGTTCTTCTGTGACTGATTTTGAcggtgggttttggcaggcagctgctctcttatTTCTAGTACTGTGGATCGTACCGAAATACTTCACCCCAGTAAAGACATGTACCAGTGTAAACCAGTTTGAACAGGTTTTGCACCTGATGCAGCCTCGCTACTGTAATGAGTTTAATTCTGATACGGGGACATCAGTGAGTAAGTGTTCCCTCTGCACTTTCTGGCTTTAAACAAGGACCATATGGAGTTTTAGGGCTTGTTTTTGTTGCACCTCATTGACTTTATAGTTTCAGTATCTACTTTACATTCTTTGCTGTATCTCAATTCCATCTGGCTCGACTACTGTGGAAGTTAAGAATGTGTAAGCAACAATGCCTCAAGCTACGATTCTGGAGAACAACAACGGTGAAATGTCAAGAagcatatttatatttcatgaACCTTCCAtatagcaacaaaaaaaggtaGTGATTACATTGATTCCCAAACATATTAAGACAACACCATAAATATACAGGTATATATCATGTATAATGtcagttctccctgtgcacaaatcagatgatgttattaattaatttgagTCTATCTGGCTGAAGGGTCGTGCTAATTAGAATCAGATGGTTTGAttaatggatggaacaaatatgtggcaggagttttactttctgaagccgGAGTGTCTCCCTTTGAACAAAAATGGCTAGggaattctcaagtgaattgTCAACTTCTGTGGTatatttctgtacatgatctatcaaacaggcatggattgagcgaGTGAGACCTGAGTAATGCAGACGTCTTTTTGACGATCAGGtaggttttgaagaataaagcaCTTCGTGCTTAATATAGATTGGTGTATAGCAATTTCAATGGACCAAATCAATTGAGAAttccattaaaacattaaatttcacTTTGTTTCAATAATTTTGGCCACCACTGCATATGCGGAATCCTCTACTGGTATAATAAAATCGAAATGTTGAGATTTGGCATTAGTCCATAGAAGGACCCACTTGTTGTAGAGCACAATATCGGGCCTCCAGATGAGCTCGGAGGGGATTCTGATGGAGGTGACATTCTCGAACTCCTCAGGGTTCCAGCGCAGCTTGTAATCGCTCCATTCCTGTCAGGGCACATACACTCTTGTCAATGTTCTGAATCAGCAGGCATGACAGGATCACCGAAAGCGAGGTAACGCGAGCCCAGTTTCAATTAAAAATCTCATTAATTTTCAATTATATGCTCCAACTGATCAAAACATACCTGTTTCACCCAAACATTGGTGGTCATCATTTGGTTCTTTTCATCCTGAcataaggaataataataatatttggaaaaaaaaaaagcacagttaGAAATTGCATCTAGAATAAACATGtcttttttgttataaaaaagtgATTTGATCAAATAGAGGTCAagaagtgaataaaaaaaaagtatatccATCCATTTTCCTTTGAAGctggtatacagtacatgaataaAAGTGTTTCATTGTGTTCTGCAAATAACAAAGGTGctgcattgcttttttttttttttggttgaaaCTCACTACATCAATGAGCTGAGCGATGGAAAGGCCGAAGTGGACAAAAACGACGTCTGAGATGTTCTGAACAGGACGTGAGAGCTTGTTATAGCGCTGGAATAAAACCTGAAGTAGTCGCTCCTCTGCATGGCCACGAGCCGGAGCAGGTGTGCATACTACATAAGTGCGAGAAACAAACGGACACGTATACATACCATACAGACAGTAGAAGATATACACACTTCTCTCAAtagttactcactcactcattgtctacacCGCATTATCCTGTATACTCTATCCTGTTTACTATCCTGTAAACAGGCTACACTCTAATccaccgcagggcacacacacatactacgggaccaccaattagcctaacctgcatgtcttcgaGAGAGAacctgagtacctggaggatgcaaactccatgcacacagacccatgtGGGGAGActcgaacctggaacctggaggtgcaacgcCTCAGTAGTTTCTTTAATGCTTTAATGCTTTTTCTAATGACTGTCATGATTTACAGAAGAGACAAGAGTCGTGCACTCTCACGCACATGTTGAGGTGGACCTTTTACTCTCTTGTTTTGGCAAACAGATGCAGTTTTTCCCATCCAGTTTATTAGATGAGTTTTAGCTCTTTAAAATATGGAATATTAATTTGTTCTGACTGAGTATGATGATGCCTAAGTTCTTCAGTTTTCATTTGTAATCTTTACCATCGAACATCAGCATCTACTTTTCTCCCaatagattatttttaaaaatcaaaattaattttttaatataatttctttcatctttaatCGATTTCTCTTTAATCAATTTCTATAATCACCTGCAGCTTTATTGTGTCATTTGTCAAATAATTTaggataaaaatgaaaaaacatttaaacatttaaagcctgaaaaaatatttttacaggctatttttttaaccacaatAAATAGAGAAATCATTTCCCACAGAGATTCCTCCAAATAATAGGAACCAGAATAGGAACAGGAAAAAATCCTTTTAATACTATCCCTTGCTTTCCTTTGCAGCTTATACATGCAttttaaaagtcattttttattaaaaaaaatttacattccAATTCTTTACCAGTCACCATTTTATGCTTAAACTCAGTATAAATttctgcacacaaacacacacacacacgctgattAAAAACTCCAAGCTcagcaagaaaagaaaagaaaaaaaaacaaggttacCAGAGATGCACTGGAGGTAGAGGATCAGGATAAGCTGGATGCTCCTGGCTGGATTCATCCCCGTTcgtcaaatttcttttttttttataaaaacatctaaAGATTTAAACGCATTAATAGACTGAACTGAATTTAAAAACTACTTAGCAGTACTAAACTTaacaactgattttttttttttttttaagattaaagaGTTTTCTTATGCAAATGAGAAATTATACCAGATATCTGTGTATCCCCTGGAAGAACGGTAGTGATGGTTGTTCTTGTCTTGTTCCTGTACTTTCCCCTGTCACCGTCGCCCCTCCTTCCCTCTCTTTAAcactcccctctctctctccctcacgcTCCTTCAATTTTCTTCTCCTTCCCCTCCTCTCATCACCCTTACTTCCCCATCCTCGCTCTGTCTATCTCtcattgcccccccccccccccatacacaCCTTTCAATCAAACACTATTTGTCTGACTAACTATGATGACTTAGTAGTGTATGTACGGCTAAGAGACTGAACGCTGCAAAGCAAGCAACTGAGTCACTTTTATATATAGGATATAAGATGACCTTGGAACATCATAACCAAGCAGGTGTGTGCTGCAGAGGATTATTTGAAATGTCTCTGAAAGTGATCCGAGCGTGTAGACTTGATCGCGggccaagagagagagagagagacagaaaagacaGGATGCTCTCTGCCTGCTAATTACACAGCATAAATTTCTGGCATGCTAGTGCTGTTCCACACTGTAGCTTCAGagcattgtttttaaatgaacagactAGAGACTAGACTGACAGACGACACCAGATCACCACATTAGGTGGATTTCCTTAAAGCGAAGTAAAATCTGGCAACTTTCGCAATGTTTTCTAACTTTGCATCCATTCAAATGCTCTAATGTCGATCTAACATGTGGGTATTAATAGAGGAATCCTTGCTTGCATTTTAAGCATTGAATTCCGAACGCGAGATTAGCATGTTTAATCggaataaagaaaaatttttTCCTGTGCTTATGCCAAGTCTTTTCACAGCTGCCCCCTCCCCATCATGATCTGATCCAGGAAAATTGATTAGCCAGCTGCCCAGAAATGTACCGCAGGTTAGTTAGAAATGAAAATCATCCATGTGAAAAGCTCCTCTGATCCATGTGAATGCCTTCTAAACGATAAGAGCCAGAAAGGTTTTTGTAGTGACATCCATATTTCCGTTTCGGGAACGAAAATAATAGCTTGTCCTTTTAAGGTCGTTTAAGCATCCGTTTTTTATTCCTGCTCGCATCAAGGATTCCTGCTTAAACACAATAATCGCTCTTAAATGACAACAGAGACGTCGCCCTTTACGCAAATGAATTCAACCTTGAATCCCAACAGCTACACTTTGATTCAGCTTGTGTACGAAACGACTGGCCAGCAACAAGCTTCGTCTTCTGCTTTCCTGCCAACTATGGTGTCCAGGATCAATATCGGCCTGATTAAAGATGATGTCCTGGACAGCGAATATCATTTAGTGTAATGAAAGTTATTCCCACACCATCCTTGATCAATATTAATATAGATCTAGCATTAATTTGCGTTATTTGTCAGGAGCTTCCTTTTAAAAGTGCAggttaaaaaaacagaagtatCATATAATCTTCACTTTATTCTACggcatattgttttttttttattaagttctttttAGTATAGAGTTTGTAGTGGCAAGattgtattattaaaattgTTGTGAGATGCTGTTTACTTACTGAAGCTACAGTCTGTTCTTGCTTGGTAATCTGGCAGGATGTGCGTAAGGGTTTTGAATCACCCGAGTCAGTCAGGGTACATGTACACCTCGGGGCTCTTGGAGGTAATAGAAATCGTACTTAATAGAAAAGGAAATTGGTAACCAATTTTCTTCTCAATTTGATCATCTGCTAGTTTCTGTCAAGCTGCAAATGGCAACTACCAGCCAGAGAGGGtgaaaaataatgcattattCAGCCCAgttcaacatacagtatgaaaccAGACAAAAACATCTTTTCAAACTCTTGCTCCACGACAGGACAGTATGGCACACTCGGATACCTGCCCTTATCTGCATGCATAGTctcacagatacacacaattgctgtgattgacaggggagGGAGCAATGCGACCCATCCTCTGGTTGCCCCACACATCCAGGGTCTGGAGGTTGAATCTCATCTCTtgtcctgtgtgcatggagtttgcatgttctccctgtaattgctgggttttctctgggtactccagtttcctccctcTTGTGCCATGTTGTGGGTCAGCACCAGAGAGTGGAAgataactaaataaatttacCTTGTTACTATACTTGTGTGGATATTTGActtatctgtactttacttaagTAGTTCAATTAGAACATAGAGCTTTTAACTTTTACTCCACTGCACTGAACaggaaaaatatttacttttactCTACTACATTTCAGCGTGGTATTGTGTTACATAACTACAGTGATGTTTAATACTAGAAGTGGGAATTTTTTCATCCGCTGACCATTACATATAATTGTGATAACATTTAATACTATTAATAACTTGATAACATtccaggtgtttgaaatcagaagggGATCTTGTTGCAAAAAGCAATGGAAAACAGCATTTATAGTCAAAggtgaaaaaagagaaagagaaaaagagaaatagatagagagagagagagatattttaCTCTAATAAAGGCTACGTGAACTAATACAAGCTCAGTACTTTTGATACTTAAGTACACACTTAAAGTTAAGtgcttttacttgagtacacaTGTAATTGTcagacttctacttttacttgagtaatctCTACTTTTAATCAAGTAAAAGATCTTACTTTGCCCACCACTGGTTGTCACACCATCTAGTGTGTACTTTATGTCCCTGTAAGTTTCGAGGAATAGGCTCCAGTGCTTGCCTGGACTTGCAGTATCTGGGGTGGGAGGGTCGTGGGCAACAGggaaacacttttttaattCTGAACTTGGCAAAATTGAGACTTTCAAGAGGAAAAAGGGAGGcatattaagcaaaaaaaaaaaatatcacattttGACACATTTTTCTGTCATAGATTAGAACACACAGTAATCATGAAAGAGAGATGCTGCAGTTAAGGAGGAGATGGAGGACTTCCATGTATAAACCATAGAACTGGACCAAACTAATGATGTCACTCTATTATTTAAGATcatgtattatacaaaattcaCACTTAAGTAATTTTAGCTAATCAGATCGGTCTctagtgtgtgtgcgcaaacCAAAAATGTAAGGacaattttttggggggtaaccttttttttttgtttgtttaaaccagccaattagatttctcccttattgtgacctcatataagaatatACCCTCTCCCAGCTtatatacataaacactgaaatggtgcatttggagaaggagtgaaacagaggaaATTTGAGGTATATCTAcagcactaacacacactatgaGGTAACTCTAACACCTGTGTTAATAAattatgggacctttaaataaTCTATTCATTGATTATtgtcttgtttatttatataacgctTTATGGTTATCAGTGATGAACAATGTAAAGGTACAGTGGACATTAAAAAGCTCAACACTATCAAGATGCTGTCGGTAAAGATGGCATCACGCTCAGTGATGTCCAGCAAGTGTCTGTCTATGTCTAATCTATCAAGTGACATGCCCATCTGCTCAGCATAAC is part of the Clarias gariepinus isolate MV-2021 ecotype Netherlands chromosome 15, CGAR_prim_01v2, whole genome shotgun sequence genome and harbors:
- the chrna4b gene encoding neuronal acetylcholine receptor subunit alpha-4b, producing the protein MNPARSIQLILILYLQCISVCTPAPARGHAEERLLQVLFQRYNKLSRPVQNISDVVFVHFGLSIAQLIDVDEKNQMMTTNVWVKQEWSDYKLRWNPEEFENVTSIRIPSELIWRPDIVLYNNADGDFAVTHLTKAQVFHDGRVKWKPPAIYKSSCSIDVTFFPFDQQNCKMKFGSWTYDRAKIDLISMDSNVDQMDYWESGEWVIINAVGKYNSKKYECCTEIYPDITYYFIIRRLPLFYTINLIIPCLLISCLTVLVFYLPSECAEKITLCISVLLSLTVFLLLITEIIPSTSLVIPLIGEYLLFTMIFVTLSIIITVFVLNVHHRSTRTHRMPNWVRQLFLHLVPRYLFMKRPPAAGKRNCRKLIEMMHKPMAMQPIQQDNPPMTMPLDLCTVSAAPSCAIQREAASKSPLFCSSPSSQYSILQEEPTLMNRTPGTQVNTSSTTSPSLSPDAPLGPLLRTLALSEICEYQCHSAESVFVDTTEGSHETETLWHCHKHEETSIHTYFTADRGERKGSCGRHKVRGTQISNSNCCKESKMEELPVSQSLLRALEGVQYIADHLRAEDSDFSVREDWKYVAMVIDRIFLWMFVLVCILGTAGLFLPPWLAGMI